From the genome of Hymenobacter gelipurpurascens:
CCGGCGGTTCAGCTTGCGGGTTTCCTCTTTCTCATTGCTCGCGCGAGGCTTACTTCCACCGTACCCCACTGTAGTAATGCGGTTTTCACTGACGCCGCGCGTGACGAGGTAGCGCTTCACTTCGGTCACCCGGCTTTCAGAAAGGTCTTGGTTCAGCTTTGCGTTACCCTGGTTATCGGTGTGGCCTTCCAGCCGGATGTTTACGGTGGGGTTGTCCTGGAGGGTGCGGGCCAGGCGGTTTAGCTCGGTGTAAGACGCGGGCAGCAAATTGAATTTCCCTTGGGCAAAAATAAGCGTGGGCAGCTCTAGGCTGGAGCCCACGGCGGCCGGCACCAGCAGTAGCTCCCGGCTCAGTGAGCCCGTTGTGAGGGTCACGGTATCAGTAGCGGTGAGGTAGCCGGCACGGTTGGCCAGCAGCCGGTAGCTGCCGGGTGGCAGGGTCAGCTGGAAGGCGCCACCGGTGCTTTCGGTGCGGGCTGTGGCATTGAACGCCATATCATTCCCCAACCGAATCACTTTCAGCTCCGTGCCTATGGCTAGCCGGGTTTTGGCATCGAGGGTGCGGCCGGTAAGCAGGATGCGGGGCGCTACGGTTGGGCTTACAGGTGCGGCCGCCACCACGGGCGCCGCCGTGGTATCTATCACCGGCAGCACACCCGTGGCAGTCCGGTACAAATCGGCGGGGTTGTTAGCCGTGGGCGAAGAAGCGTAGTAGGCCTGTTTACCATCTGCCGAAAGCGATAAATACGCATCGAAGCCGGGGCCATTCAGGGGGCCACCCACGTTGCGCGGCTCCGACCACCGAGTCCAGGAATCATCAAGCCGCTGACTCACGAAAATATCGGCACTGCCGAAGCCCGCGTGGCCGTAGGAGCTGAAATACAGCGTTTTGGTATCAGCTGAGAGCCACGGTGCGAAATCGTAGCCCGGCGAGTTCACCACGGCTCCCAGGTTCAGGGGCTCACTCCAGATGCCATCGGCCGAGGGGCGGCTTACGTACAGGTCGTTGCCGCCCTGAGAATCGCCGCGCTCCAGGGAGAGCAGCAGAATCTTTTCGTCGGGTGTCTGGAAGAAGGAAGTGGCGGGACCTGCTGAGTAATAGTTGGCAATATCCAGCGCAACGGGGCGGGCGTTTTTGCCTTGGGCTGAGCGCGAAACCCGACTTACGCCTTCATCACGGAAGCCTTCACGGTCATACTGGCCGCGTACCAGCAGGCTGGTGCCGTTTCCTACTATGGCCATCACGCCGTTGTGCTGGGTGGTGTTTAAGGCATCCAAGCGGGTAGCCGGGCCCCAACTGTCGCCGTTGGTGGAGGTGCTCACCCAGATGTCGCCCGACTCGGCTACTCCTTCCGTATTGCCGGCAAAACGGGTTCGCACGAAGTAGAGCATCTTGCCATCGGTCGCTACCACGGGTTGCAGTTCGTTGCCGCCGGGCGTATTCAGGCTGGTCAGGGGCTCGGGCTTGCCGAAGCCGGGTTGGCTGGGGTCTACGTTCAGGCGGAGCTTAAACAGCTTCCATTGCTGTGTGGCGCGGTTCTGCACGCGCTGGCCCACTATGGGCGTACCATTGAATTTATCGGCGGCAGCCAGGGCCAGGCACTTATCATTGCCACGGCTGATCAGCATAAAACTTCCCAGGGGGCCCGACGGAACCAGCTTCCACTGCTGATAGAAGCTGCCGGTCCAGGGGCGCTGCACAACGGGTGCGTTTTCGTCGGGCTTTTCCAGGGTCAGGCATTTGCCGCTGTGGCGCGCCTCTATGCGGTAGAAGTCGCTGCCGGGGGCGGCCCGCACAAACTTCCACTGCTGGCTATTGGAGTGCGTAAACTCCCACTGCACAGTGACAGCAGCCGACTCGGGCGAGGAGTTGGCCACATCCAGGGAGCGGCCACTGCTGCGCGGAATTACGCCGTACCAGGCGTACTCATCGGGTGTAAAGGCCGACTGAGCTTCGGCGGAAAAAGCA
Proteins encoded in this window:
- a CDS encoding RICIN domain-containing protein: MSIRSACMTNTVTRVLLPLLAACFFAFSAEAQSAFTPDEYAWYGVIPRSSGRSLDVANSSPESAAVTVQWEFTHSNSQQWKFVRAAPGSDFYRIEARHSGKCLTLEKPDENAPVVQRPWTGSFYQQWKLVPSGPLGSFMLISRGNDKCLALAAADKFNGTPIVGQRVQNRATQQWKLFKLRLNVDPSQPGFGKPEPLTSLNTPGGNELQPVVATDGKMLYFVRTRFAGNTEGVAESGDIWVSTSTNGDSWGPATRLDALNTTQHNGVMAIVGNGTSLLVRGQYDREGFRDEGVSRVSRSAQGKNARPVALDIANYYSAGPATSFFQTPDEKILLLSLERGDSQGGNDLYVSRPSADGIWSEPLNLGAVVNSPGYDFAPWLSADTKTLYFSSYGHAGFGSADIFVSQRLDDSWTRWSEPRNVGGPLNGPGFDAYLSLSADGKQAYYASSPTANNPADLYRTATGVLPVIDTTAAPVVAAAPVSPTVAPRILLTGRTLDAKTRLAIGTELKVIRLGNDMAFNATARTESTGGAFQLTLPPGSYRLLANRAGYLTATDTVTLTTGSLSRELLLVPAAVGSSLELPTLIFAQGKFNLLPASYTELNRLARTLQDNPTVNIRLEGHTDNQGNAKLNQDLSESRVTEVKRYLVTRGVSENRITTVGYGGSKPRASNEKEETRKLNRRVEFTITK